One Chryseobacterium sp. StRB126 genomic region harbors:
- a CDS encoding M1 family metallopeptidase, with product MRKAILSIAILGILFSANVSAQTETSGREKVYRATHTKVTELKHTKLKVNFDYQKEQMNGEEWLTASPYFYPANELILDAKAMLIHEVALDNNGKKSPLKYEYKDDILKITLDKTYQKNQDYTVYIKYTSRPNEVKQQGSMAINDAKGLYFINAQGTDPELPTQIWTQGETEASSAWFPTIDKPNQKTTQEIYMTVPDKYVTLSNGILKDSQKESSGLRTDHWVMDKRHSTYLFFMGVGEYAIVKDKWKNIPVDYYIEKEYEPYAKQIYGNTPEMIDFFSKRMNYDYPWAKYAQISGRNYVSGAMENTTATLHGSDILQKPGQLIDENTWEDTIAHELFHHWFGDLVTAESWSNLTVNESFANYSEYLWNEHKYGKDQADYHLMTDVNRYIHNPSDFNKNLVRFNYASREDVFDLVTYQKGGGILNMLRNYLGDDAFFAGMNDYLKTNEYQNAEAHQLRLSFEKVSGKDLNWFFNQWYFGNGNPKVNYSFTFEPVKKQVAVTINQTQDQMFEFPLAIDVYDNGKPKRYNVWVNADAKNTFNFDVSKAPDLVNINADGVLLADITDTKTPEQNLLQFTNSKEFKNRYNALAGIKDQVGKNPAATKLLAAALKDPFFRVRIQALELVDLSNPEQMKALGVEVEKLASNDPKTLTQAAAITALAKTKDKKYLPLFEKGMSAISNAVKGSSLGAILAIDPSKANSLADKINLDGASDELQAQLLPIIVKNKVVSQMPKIASLAAFYPFIKFQNPELGKSAEEGYNWIMSSDNLKATESVTKILGYAKNQIGDNPQAKMMVVQMLKDGLGKKMELLKQNPQNAASINKQIDVINKTIENYK from the coding sequence ATGAGAAAGGCCATTTTATCGATTGCGATATTAGGAATTTTATTTTCCGCCAATGTATCAGCACAAACTGAAACTTCAGGAAGAGAAAAAGTGTACAGAGCTACCCATACTAAGGTAACAGAACTGAAACACACCAAGCTGAAGGTAAACTTCGATTATCAGAAAGAACAGATGAATGGGGAAGAATGGTTAACGGCTTCACCGTATTTCTATCCTGCCAATGAGTTGATTCTTGACGCAAAAGCAATGCTGATTCATGAAGTAGCTCTTGATAACAATGGTAAAAAATCTCCTTTAAAATACGAATACAAAGATGATATCCTGAAAATTACACTGGATAAAACCTATCAGAAAAATCAGGATTATACAGTCTATATCAAATATACATCCCGTCCGAACGAAGTGAAACAACAGGGAAGTATGGCCATCAATGATGCCAAAGGACTTTATTTCATTAATGCTCAGGGAACAGATCCGGAACTTCCGACGCAAATCTGGACTCAAGGAGAAACAGAAGCCTCTTCTGCGTGGTTTCCAACCATTGATAAACCCAATCAGAAAACAACTCAGGAAATCTATATGACAGTTCCTGATAAATATGTTACTCTATCAAATGGTATCCTGAAAGACTCTCAAAAAGAATCTAGCGGATTAAGAACCGATCATTGGGTAATGGATAAAAGACATTCTACTTACCTTTTCTTCATGGGAGTAGGAGAGTATGCTATTGTAAAAGATAAATGGAAGAATATTCCTGTTGATTACTATATCGAAAAAGAATATGAGCCTTACGCTAAACAGATCTATGGAAATACTCCGGAAATGATCGATTTTTTCTCTAAAAGAATGAATTACGATTATCCATGGGCTAAATATGCACAAATTTCCGGTAGAAACTATGTGAGTGGTGCTATGGAAAATACAACAGCAACGCTTCATGGAAGTGATATTCTTCAAAAACCGGGACAGCTCATCGATGAAAATACATGGGAAGATACCATTGCTCACGAACTATTTCATCATTGGTTTGGAGATCTGGTAACCGCAGAAAGCTGGAGTAACCTTACAGTGAACGAATCCTTCGCTAATTATTCTGAATACCTTTGGAATGAACATAAATATGGAAAAGATCAGGCCGATTATCACCTGATGACTGATGTGAACAGATACATCCATAATCCATCTGATTTTAATAAAAACTTGGTAAGATTCAATTATGCATCCCGTGAAGATGTATTTGATCTGGTAACCTATCAGAAAGGAGGGGGAATTCTCAATATGTTAAGAAACTATTTAGGAGATGATGCTTTTTTTGCTGGGATGAATGACTACCTGAAAACAAATGAATATCAGAATGCAGAAGCACATCAGTTGAGACTTTCCTTTGAAAAAGTTTCAGGAAAAGACCTGAACTGGTTCTTTAATCAATGGTATTTCGGAAACGGAAACCCGAAGGTCAACTATTCATTTACATTTGAACCTGTGAAAAAACAAGTAGCTGTTACGATTAATCAGACTCAGGATCAGATGTTTGAATTTCCTTTAGCAATTGATGTGTATGACAATGGAAAACCAAAAAGATATAATGTTTGGGTAAACGCTGATGCGAAGAATACATTTAATTTTGATGTTTCCAAAGCTCCGGATTTAGTGAATATTAATGCAGATGGTGTTCTATTGGCAGATATTACTGATACAAAAACTCCGGAACAGAATCTTTTACAGTTTACAAATTCTAAAGAATTTAAAAACAGATATAATGCTTTAGCAGGAATAAAAGATCAGGTAGGTAAAAACCCTGCAGCAACCAAATTATTGGCAGCAGCGTTAAAAGATCCTTTTTTCAGAGTAAGAATTCAGGCGTTGGAATTGGTAGACCTTAGCAACCCTGAACAAATGAAAGCATTAGGAGTTGAAGTTGAAAAACTGGCTTCCAATGATCCTAAAACATTAACACAGGCTGCAGCAATTACTGCCTTGGCTAAAACAAAAGATAAAAAATACCTTCCTCTTTTTGAAAAAGGAATGAGCGCCATTTCGAATGCTGTAAAAGGAAGTTCGTTAGGAGCTATTCTTGCTATTGATCCGTCAAAGGCTAATTCACTAGCTGATAAAATTAATTTGGATGGCGCTTCAGATGAGTTACAGGCCCAATTACTTCCAATTATTGTAAAAAATAAAGTAGTTTCTCAAATGCCTAAAATTGCTTCGTTGGCAGCATTTTACCCGTTTATCAAATTTCAGAATCCGGAATTAGGGAAATCTGCAGAAGAAGGATATAACTGGATCATGTCATCTGATAATTTAAAAGCTACGGAAAGTGTGACTAAGATTTTAGGGTACGCTAAAAACCAGATAGGGGATAATCCACAAGCTAAAATGATGGTGGTACAAATGCTGAAGGATGGGTTAGGTAAAAAAATGGAATTACTGAAACAGAATCCACAGAATGCAGCAAGCATTAATAAACAGATTGATGTTATTAATAAAACCATTGAAAATTATAAGTAA
- a CDS encoding hydroxymethylglutaryl-CoA synthase family protein: MSFGIEAASYYVPSLYLEIKDLAEKRGIEPAKLEKGLGLHKMGLPDVHEDAATFAAEALLRLIQDYQINPKEISRIYLGTESALDAAKPTASYAMQMVEKVLEGKFGERAFKNCDVVDMTFACVGGVDALHNALDFVRVNPEKKAVVIASDYAKYELASSGEYTQGGGAVALLISAKPDLLEIENNWGIATESVFDFFKPRRQYQKEDLNGAPEMYPDKIEIFTDEPVFDGQYSNQCYQDRIREAYQHYKEIAGKEKPYEAWRYIIFHLPYAFHGKRVFTEIYSLENGISYETPEDQKAVAKSENYIQLINDAIEKTQRASSEIGNMYTASIFMAFLSGLQTSFNENEDLSGKEIGFVGYGSGSKSKVFAGKVSANWKTVVEKWNLFENLNHRKSIDFETYEKLHRKQLSQSVNPDYKGFGLVSIETESPVLAGARYYGYQK; encoded by the coding sequence ATGAGTTTTGGAATTGAAGCGGCAAGCTATTATGTGCCTTCTTTATATTTGGAAATTAAAGATTTAGCAGAAAAAAGAGGTATAGAACCTGCGAAATTGGAGAAGGGACTAGGGCTTCATAAAATGGGATTGCCTGATGTGCATGAAGATGCGGCAACCTTTGCAGCAGAAGCATTACTAAGGTTAATTCAGGATTATCAGATCAATCCTAAAGAGATTTCAAGAATTTATCTGGGGACTGAAAGTGCTTTGGATGCTGCAAAACCAACCGCTTCTTATGCCATGCAGATGGTTGAAAAGGTATTGGAAGGAAAATTTGGAGAAAGAGCTTTTAAAAACTGTGATGTTGTAGATATGACTTTTGCCTGTGTAGGTGGAGTTGATGCTTTGCATAATGCCTTAGATTTTGTAAGAGTAAATCCTGAAAAAAAAGCGGTAGTTATTGCCAGTGACTATGCAAAATATGAATTGGCTTCTTCAGGAGAATATACACAAGGGGGTGGAGCTGTTGCGCTATTGATCTCTGCAAAACCTGATCTTCTTGAAATTGAAAATAATTGGGGAATAGCTACAGAAAGTGTTTTTGATTTCTTCAAGCCAAGAAGACAATATCAAAAAGAAGATCTGAACGGAGCACCTGAAATGTATCCTGACAAGATCGAGATCTTTACAGATGAACCGGTTTTTGATGGGCAGTATTCCAATCAGTGCTACCAGGATAGGATCAGAGAAGCTTACCAGCATTATAAAGAGATTGCGGGAAAAGAAAAGCCTTATGAAGCCTGGAGGTATATTATTTTCCATTTACCTTATGCTTTTCATGGAAAAAGAGTCTTTACAGAAATCTATAGCCTGGAAAATGGAATTTCCTATGAAACTCCTGAGGATCAGAAAGCCGTTGCTAAATCTGAAAATTATATACAGCTAATTAATGATGCTATTGAAAAGACCCAAAGAGCTTCTTCAGAAATAGGGAATATGTATACTGCCTCTATTTTTATGGCATTCCTTTCTGGTTTACAGACTTCTTTTAATGAAAACGAAGATCTATCCGGAAAAGAAATCGGATTCGTTGGATATGGTAGTGGTTCCAAGTCAAAGGTGTTTGCCGGCAAGGTATCTGCTAATTGGAAAACTGTGGTAGAGAAGTGGAATTTATTCGAAAATCTGAATCATCGAAAATCTATTGATTTTGAAACCTATGAAAAGCTTCACAGAAAGCAATTGAGCCAATCTGTGAACCCAGATTATAAAGGATTTGGTCTTGTTTCCATAGAAACTGAAAGTCCTGTTTTAGCTGGGGCTAGATATTATGGTTATCAAAAATAG